The genomic window GCGGCGACCACGTCGTCGATCTCGCCGAGGAAGCGCAGGGTGACGTGGTGGTCGCCCGGCTCGATCCAGCGGGCGCCGGGCAGGCCGCCGCGGAAGAACGACAGCCGTTCGGCGATCGCCGCCGGGATCTCGAGACCGGTGAACAGGCGCGGCATCGCTACGGACCCTTCCGCTCCAGGCGGTCCACGAAGGTCTCGGCGGTGGGCAGGATGCCCTCGACGATCCGCTCGACGCCCTTGGCCGTGGGGTGCAGCCCGTCATCCATGGTGTCGGCGCGCCGGCCCGCCACGCCGTCGAGGAAGAACGGGTAGAGGACGAGGCCGTGCGCCTTGGCGAGATCGGGATAGATCGCGTCGAAGCGGGCGCGGTACTCGGTGCCGAGATTGGGCGCGGCCAGCATGCCGGCGAGCAGCACCGGGATGCCGCGCTCCTTCAGCCGCACGATGATCGTGTCGAGCGCCTTGCGGGTCACCGTCGGATCGGTGCCGCGCAGCATGTCGTTGGCGCCGAGTTCGAGGATCACCCCTTGGGTGCCCTCGGGCACCGACCAGTCGAGCCGGTCGAGCCCGCCGGTGCTGGTGTCGCCCGACACGCCGGCATTGGCGATCTCGACCCGGTGCCCCTTGGCCTTCAAGGCCCGCTCCAGCACCGCGGGGAAGGCGGCCTCGGCCGGCAGGCGGTAGCCCGCGGTGAGGCTGTCGCCGAAGGCGACGAGCTTGAGCGGCGCGTCGGCGGCCCGCCCGGCGCCGGGAAGGAGGCCGGCGGCGCCCGCGAGCGTGGCTGCGGCGAAGAGGAGCATCAGCACGGCCCTGCGCCGGGGGCGGGGCGGCCCCACATCGGGGCGGGGCGTCTCGCGCCGGGGGCGCGAGCGTGACACAAGCCCGTCACCGGATTCGGCTTCCGCCTCGTGCGCGTGGTGCAAGGCCGTGTCCTGGTGCAAAGCCGTGTCCTTTCGCTCGAACCTGTCCGTGTGGCTCTCAAGCCCCTTGCCAAGATCGGTCGGTGCCTGATGTCGAACAAGGCCGTCTCCCTGTCGCAGATCGAGCTGAGCCTCGGCCGTGGCCCGGCGCGGGTGCATGTCCTGCGCGGCATCTCGCTCGATGTCGAGCGGGGCGAGGCGGTGGGGCTCGTCGGCCCCTCGGGTTCGGGCAAGTCGACCCTGCTCACCGTGATGGCCGGGCTGGAGCGGCCCGATACCGGCCGCGTCACCATCGCCGGCACCGATCTCGGCGGCCTCGACGAGGACGGGCTCGCGCGCTTCCGCGGCCGCAACATCGGCATCGTGTTCCAGGCCTTCCACCTCGTGCCGACCATGACCGCCCTGGAGAACGTGGCGCTGCCCCTTGAACTCGCCGGCGCGGCCGATCCGCACGGGCGGGCGGCGGCGGAACTGGAAGCGGTGGGGCTCGGCCACCGGCTGCGGCACTACCCGGCCCAGCTCTCCGGCGGCGAGCAGCAGCGGGTGGCGATCGCCCGCGCGCTCGCGCCCGATCCGGCGATCCTGGTCGCCGACGAGCCGACCGGCAACCTCGACGAGGCGACCGGGCGGCAGATCGTGGAGCTGCTGTTCGGCCTGAAGCGCGACCGCGGCGCGACCCTGGTGCTGGTCACGCACGATCCCGGCCTCGCCCGGCTGTGCGACCGCACCGTGCGCCTGCGCGCCGGCCGGATCGAGGCGCCCGCCGAGGCCTGACGGCAGCGCCTGGAGCGTCGTCTTTTCAGACAAGCCGGCAGCCACCTTTCGGGACGAGGCTCTTAAGCGGAAAACCTCTCGGAGCGCGGCAACCTCCGAAAGGCGAGAAAGCCCAAGAAAGCCGTTGAGTGGTTCAGCCGACCTTCCTCGCACGGCGTCTCGACGCGTGCCGAGGGCGCGGAAAAGCTCAGGCGCTCGGCGGTGCGCCGATTCGGGCGCGGAGCCGGGCCCGCAGGTTCTGGTTGGCGGCGCTGCGGTCGGCATCGAGCGCCCACATCAGGCGCAGGAGCCGGCTGATCGGCAGGGCCCGGTCCTCGATCGCTTCGGCAACCTGCTGCTGGAGGGATTTCGAGGTCGTCATCACCGTCTCGGCCGTGCTCTGCATGGATCGCATCCGGAAGCGGGCTCGCCCCCGCGGGGCGCGCTC from Methylorubrum populi includes these protein-coding regions:
- a CDS encoding arylesterase, whose protein sequence is MLLFAAATLAGAAGLLPGAGRAADAPLKLVAFGDSLTAGYRLPAEAAFPAVLERALKAKGHRVEIANAGVSGDTSTGGLDRLDWSVPEGTQGVILELGANDMLRGTDPTVTRKALDTIIVRLKERGIPVLLAGMLAAPNLGTEYRARFDAIYPDLAKAHGLVLYPFFLDGVAGRRADTMDDGLHPTAKGVERIVEGILPTAETFVDRLERKGP
- a CDS encoding ABC transporter ATP-binding protein translates to MSNKAVSLSQIELSLGRGPARVHVLRGISLDVERGEAVGLVGPSGSGKSTLLTVMAGLERPDTGRVTIAGTDLGGLDEDGLARFRGRNIGIVFQAFHLVPTMTALENVALPLELAGAADPHGRAAAELEAVGLGHRLRHYPAQLSGGEQQRVAIARALAPDPAILVADEPTGNLDEATGRQIVELLFGLKRDRGATLVLVTHDPGLARLCDRTVRLRAGRIEAPAEA